One window of Akkermansia biwaensis genomic DNA carries:
- a CDS encoding tetratricopeptide repeat protein, which translates to MNDASDNHGDQENTLSTYSVDIETLQQAALAGDPQALFQLAINYEQGRGVAENHQEAFYCYHQAAELGHVTAQLNLGWAYSNGIGVPQDNDKAFYWYQKAARQGHPTAQFDLGFCYINGLGVEKDEHQAISWYTKAAEQGHAVAQLNLGWIYANSSTQQNWEQAVYWYRQAAEQGDPRAQYNLAWCYGNGSGTPKNPEKAAYWYEEAAQQNHATAQYNLGWCYENGFGVQPNLDKALVWYHKSALQGQITAQYTLGWCYGNGRGVEVDMNKAVYWYTKAAEQGHNTAQLNLGWCHLNGKGTPVNHAEALKWYLKAAEQGNATAMFNVGNCYAHGYGIEENDEEAEAWYRKAIANGNKKAASALRHLHSKQEKNQESGSQA; encoded by the coding sequence ATGAACGACGCTTCCGACAATCACGGCGACCAGGAAAACACACTCTCTACCTATTCCGTCGATATAGAAACCCTCCAGCAGGCGGCCCTGGCGGGAGATCCCCAGGCATTGTTCCAACTGGCTATCAATTATGAGCAGGGCCGCGGCGTGGCGGAAAACCATCAGGAAGCCTTTTACTGCTACCATCAGGCGGCGGAACTGGGCCATGTCACCGCACAGCTCAATCTGGGATGGGCCTATTCCAATGGAATCGGCGTCCCGCAGGACAACGACAAGGCATTCTACTGGTATCAAAAGGCGGCCCGGCAGGGCCACCCCACCGCCCAGTTCGACCTGGGATTCTGCTACATCAACGGTCTGGGAGTGGAAAAGGACGAACACCAGGCCATCAGCTGGTACACGAAAGCGGCGGAACAGGGGCATGCCGTCGCACAGCTCAATCTGGGCTGGATTTATGCAAACAGCAGCACCCAGCAGAACTGGGAACAGGCCGTATACTGGTACAGGCAGGCGGCGGAACAGGGAGATCCCCGCGCCCAATACAACCTGGCATGGTGCTACGGCAACGGGAGCGGTACGCCCAAAAACCCGGAAAAAGCCGCCTACTGGTATGAGGAAGCCGCCCAGCAGAACCATGCCACGGCCCAGTACAACCTGGGATGGTGTTATGAAAACGGATTCGGCGTCCAGCCCAACCTGGACAAAGCCCTGGTCTGGTACCACAAATCAGCCCTGCAGGGGCAAATCACAGCCCAATATACCCTGGGGTGGTGCTACGGCAACGGCCGCGGAGTGGAAGTGGACATGAACAAGGCCGTCTACTGGTACACCAAGGCAGCCGAACAGGGACACAATACGGCCCAGCTCAATCTGGGATGGTGCCACCTGAACGGCAAAGGCACCCCTGTCAATCATGCGGAGGCCTTGAAATGGTACCTGAAAGCAGCCGAACAGGGCAACGCTACAGCCATGTTCAACGTAGGCAACTGCTATGCACACGGCTACGGCATTGAAGAAAATGATGAAGAGGCAGAAGCCTGGTACCGGAAAGCCATTGCCAACGGCAATAAAAAGGCGGCAAGCGCCCTGCGCCACCTCCATTCAAAGCAGGAGAAAAACCAGGAATCCGGTTCCCAGGCCTGA
- a CDS encoding YkgJ family cysteine cluster protein, with the protein MASGRCRHGRAEGNAPSADVLAAVRRLLEEGARRVSRAQRFCMGTADCCRFRLTGETPHVTLGEAWLAWKAWRASGRTRVELPDDGSCPFLSGEGRCMIYEGRPLACRTHFCVSAGGALPRRDVIDLIHGLEDMDAALGGDGACRLPEAVERLSRKSAGRGRKTGR; encoded by the coding sequence ATGGCCTCAGGCAGATGCCGTCATGGAAGGGCGGAGGGGAATGCCCCCTCCGCCGATGTTTTAGCGGCGGTGCGCCGGCTGCTGGAGGAAGGCGCCCGGCGTGTTTCCCGCGCGCAGCGTTTTTGTATGGGTACGGCGGATTGCTGCCGCTTCCGTCTGACGGGAGAGACGCCGCACGTTACCTTGGGCGAGGCATGGCTGGCCTGGAAGGCATGGCGCGCGTCCGGGCGCACCCGCGTGGAGTTGCCGGATGACGGAAGCTGCCCTTTTCTGAGCGGAGAGGGCAGATGCATGATTTATGAGGGAAGGCCGCTGGCCTGCCGCACCCATTTTTGCGTTTCCGCAGGCGGAGCCCTCCCGCGCCGGGATGTGATCGACTTGATTCATGGCCTGGAAGACATGGACGCTGCACTGGGCGGCGACGGCGCCTGCCGCCTACCTGAAGCTGTCGAGCGGCTGTCCAGGAAAAGCGCCGGGAGAGGGAGAAAAACCGGCCGTTAG
- the argJ gene encoding bifunctional glutamate N-acetyltransferase/amino-acid acetyltransferase ArgJ, with amino-acid sequence MNDSSYIPVDGGVCAPQGFLGSAVSCGIKKPEATRLDLALIYSTEPCVSAGTFTTNRVQAACVKVSREHLRKGDIRAIVANSGNANACTGARGVEDARGECTRIAGILGLKPCEVAVCSTGVIGLPMPMMRIYPKFPELAEGLSRDKGHEVAQAVMTSDTKEKIIAIEFMVQGRPVRIGACCKGAGMINPCMATMLCFITTDAGISRDVLELCVQSGVKSSFNCITIDGDMSTNDTVLVMANGASGVTLESPEDIYAFQQALAYVMLELAKHIVQDGERVTKFVTVRVTGGRTEDEAKKAAEAVAKSSLVKSSWNGNDPNWGRIIHAVGYCGAKVDEEKIDIDIAGLPACRGGVQADTPSDDLRQAVQVPEFQVDINLNRGEFSHTVYTTDLSPEYVDFNRSEYAYWNQAKADGLTR; translated from the coding sequence ATGAATGATTCATCCTATATTCCGGTTGACGGGGGCGTTTGCGCGCCTCAGGGCTTTCTGGGCAGCGCGGTGAGCTGCGGCATCAAGAAGCCTGAGGCCACGCGCCTGGACCTGGCCCTGATTTATTCCACGGAACCCTGCGTGTCTGCGGGCACGTTTACGACAAACCGCGTTCAGGCGGCCTGCGTGAAAGTGAGCCGGGAGCATCTCCGCAAGGGGGATATCCGCGCCATTGTGGCGAACAGCGGCAACGCGAACGCCTGCACCGGAGCCCGGGGGGTGGAAGACGCCAGGGGGGAATGCACGCGCATTGCGGGGATTCTGGGGCTGAAGCCCTGCGAAGTGGCTGTCTGTTCCACCGGGGTGATCGGCCTGCCGATGCCCATGATGCGTATCTATCCGAAGTTCCCGGAACTGGCGGAAGGCCTTTCCCGCGACAAGGGGCATGAAGTGGCGCAGGCCGTGATGACGAGCGACACGAAGGAGAAGATTATCGCCATTGAATTCATGGTGCAGGGCAGGCCCGTACGCATCGGCGCCTGCTGCAAGGGGGCCGGCATGATCAACCCCTGCATGGCTACCATGCTGTGTTTTATCACGACGGATGCGGGCATTTCCCGCGACGTGCTGGAATTGTGCGTTCAGTCCGGAGTGAAAAGTTCTTTCAACTGCATCACGATTGACGGCGACATGAGCACGAACGATACGGTGCTGGTGATGGCGAACGGAGCATCCGGCGTGACGCTGGAATCCCCGGAAGACATTTACGCATTTCAGCAGGCCCTGGCATACGTGATGCTGGAGCTGGCCAAGCACATCGTGCAGGACGGGGAACGCGTGACGAAGTTCGTGACCGTCCGTGTGACCGGAGGCCGTACGGAGGATGAGGCGAAGAAGGCGGCGGAAGCCGTGGCCAAGTCCTCCCTGGTGAAGAGCTCCTGGAACGGGAATGACCCCAACTGGGGGCGCATCATCCATGCCGTCGGCTATTGCGGCGCGAAGGTGGATGAAGAGAAGATCGACATTGATATTGCCGGGCTTCCCGCCTGCCGGGGCGGCGTGCAGGCCGATACTCCGTCCGACGATTTGCGGCAGGCCGTGCAGGTTCCGGAGTTCCAGGTGGACATTAATCTGAACCGCGGCGAGTTTTCCCACACGGTGTACACGACGGATTTGTCTCCGGAATACGTGGATTTCAACCGTTCCGAATACGCATACTGGAACCAGGCGAAGGCCGACGGCCTGACCCGGTAG
- the argC gene encoding N-acetyl-gamma-glutamyl-phosphate reductase: MKQVQVAVVGASGYTGQELLRILLNHRGVRLVCATSRQYAGQPLWEVFPRFRQVPGSDLRFTDSDVEAIAATGAEVAFLALPHGVAASYARGLVDRGVRVIDLSADFRLNCPDVYEEYYGNAHPDTALMQEAVYGLPEWRPAEIARARIVASPGCYPTSILLPLIPLFKAGILEPEDVVVCSGSGVSGAGRKASIPLLFCECNESFHAYGVPKHRHLSEIEQELSWAAGETVVMSFTPHLIPVNTGICSTITARVKEGADPDSIGRLLEEAYAGAPFVRLLGRNQPADTKNVTRTNCVDIGWAYDPRTKRVILMSAEDNVVKGAGGQAVQSFNIMCGFDETEGLWVL, translated from the coding sequence ATGAAGCAAGTTCAAGTAGCAGTTGTCGGGGCCAGTGGCTATACCGGGCAGGAGTTGTTGCGCATTCTACTGAATCACCGCGGAGTCAGGCTGGTATGCGCTACGTCCCGCCAATATGCCGGACAGCCGCTGTGGGAGGTGTTTCCCCGTTTCCGGCAGGTGCCGGGTTCCGATTTGAGGTTTACGGATTCCGATGTGGAAGCCATTGCCGCCACCGGGGCGGAAGTGGCGTTTCTTGCCCTGCCGCATGGCGTGGCCGCCTCCTATGCGCGCGGGCTGGTGGACCGTGGCGTGCGCGTGATTGATTTGAGTGCGGATTTCCGCCTGAATTGCCCGGATGTGTATGAAGAGTATTACGGAAATGCCCATCCGGATACCGCCCTGATGCAGGAGGCCGTGTACGGACTGCCGGAATGGCGTCCGGCGGAGATCGCCCGGGCGCGCATCGTGGCGTCTCCCGGTTGTTATCCCACCAGCATCCTGCTGCCGCTCATCCCTTTGTTCAAGGCCGGGATTCTGGAACCGGAAGACGTGGTGGTGTGTTCCGGCAGCGGCGTAAGCGGCGCGGGGCGCAAGGCGAGCATTCCCCTGCTGTTCTGCGAATGCAACGAAAGCTTCCATGCCTACGGCGTGCCGAAGCACCGCCATTTGAGCGAGATTGAACAGGAGCTTTCCTGGGCTGCCGGGGAAACTGTGGTGATGTCCTTCACCCCCCATCTGATCCCCGTGAATACCGGCATTTGCTCCACCATTACGGCCAGAGTGAAGGAGGGGGCGGATCCCGATTCCATCGGCCGCCTGCTGGAAGAAGCATATGCCGGGGCTCCGTTCGTGCGTTTGCTGGGCCGCAACCAGCCGGCGGATACCAAGAATGTGACCCGCACGAATTGCGTGGACATCGGCTGGGCCTACGATCCGCGCACGAAACGCGTGATTCTGATGAGCGCCGAGGATAATGTGGTGAAGGGAGCGGGCGGGCAGGCCGTCCAGTCCTTCAACATCATGTGCGGGTTTGATGAGACGGAAGGCTTGTGGGTATTGTAG
- a CDS encoding tail fiber protein, with protein MLSAVPAYPAKEKRLRASGYITNIPVSYGRQRNFPSLHNQKRTIMSETTTINGIPMVMQDEFFGHAKNTAIHVTAEEKEKWNIGGQGPKGEKGDKGDPGAPGPQGPQGLKGEPGTPGPAGAQGPKGDKGDPGPAGPEGPGGSGIAPGCFMWFCGSTPPDGWLECNGALLQISQYPALHAAIGTTYGGNGTTTFALPDLTNNDAGLFIRAATASRQTGTVQGDAMRQIKGSFGQMSDLDYSTWSKTLSGPFGYKTNAGISYPMKKLTLNTYTATSEITFDTSAAVPTAEENRPVNIALMPLIKY; from the coding sequence GTGTTATCAGCTGTTCCCGCTTATCCGGCAAAAGAAAAACGCCTCCGGGCAAGTGGATACATCACGAATATCCCTGTTTCCTATGGGCGGCAACGGAATTTTCCATCACTTCACAACCAAAAAAGAACCATCATGAGTGAAACCACGACTATTAACGGAATTCCAATGGTAATGCAGGATGAATTTTTCGGGCATGCCAAAAATACGGCCATCCACGTCACCGCGGAGGAAAAGGAAAAATGGAACATCGGAGGCCAGGGCCCCAAGGGAGAGAAAGGGGACAAAGGCGATCCCGGAGCCCCAGGCCCCCAGGGACCGCAAGGCCTCAAAGGGGAACCGGGAACGCCGGGACCTGCCGGGGCACAAGGTCCGAAGGGCGACAAGGGCGATCCCGGCCCCGCCGGTCCGGAGGGTCCGGGCGGGTCTGGAATTGCTCCGGGCTGCTTCATGTGGTTTTGCGGCTCCACACCGCCGGACGGCTGGCTGGAATGCAACGGAGCCCTGTTGCAGATCAGCCAGTACCCGGCCCTCCATGCAGCCATCGGCACTACTTACGGAGGAAACGGCACGACTACCTTTGCCCTTCCCGATTTGACAAACAATGATGCAGGCCTGTTTATCCGTGCCGCTACTGCAAGCAGGCAAACAGGAACTGTGCAGGGTGATGCCATGCGGCAAATCAAGGGTAGTTTTGGACAGATGAGCGACCTTGATTATTCTACATGGTCAAAAACTCTGTCCGGGCCTTTTGGTTATAAAACCAATGCAGGTATTAGTTATCCGATGAAAAAACTGACACTTAATACCTATACAGCCACATCGGAAATCACTTTTGATACGTCGGCGGCCGTTCCAACTGCAGAAGAAAACCGTCCTGTTAATATTGCATTGATGCCTCTTATCAAATATTGA
- the crcB gene encoding fluoride efflux transporter CrcB — MKSILLIGLGSFIGGVLRHLLSCCLNDSVVKGFPLGTLAVNLAGCFLLGVLYGFFDRGALINQELRIFLTIGLCGGFTTFSTFMNENFLMAQGAQFFTLLLYAVLSLGGGFLTLWLGYTLLKAA, encoded by the coding sequence GTGAAAAGCATCCTCCTGATCGGCTTGGGAAGCTTCATCGGCGGAGTTCTCCGGCACCTTCTTTCCTGCTGCCTGAATGATTCCGTCGTGAAAGGGTTTCCCCTCGGCACTCTGGCCGTCAATCTGGCCGGATGTTTTCTCCTCGGCGTTTTGTACGGCTTTTTTGACCGCGGTGCATTGATCAATCAGGAACTGCGCATTTTTCTCACCATCGGGCTGTGCGGAGGCTTTACCACCTTTTCCACCTTCATGAATGAAAATTTCCTGATGGCGCAGGGCGCGCAATTCTTCACGCTGCTTCTCTATGCCGTGCTGAGCCTGGGAGGCGGCTTTCTGACCCTCTGGCTGGGCTATACGCTGCTCAAAGCCGCGTGA